The sequence below is a genomic window from Acetivibrio clariflavus DSM 19732.
AAGAGCGTTTATAACAATAAAAAAACTGCCAGTGTTCAGAGTATGACCCTGGAAGATTTAAAAGATAAACTGATAATTGAAAAAAAGAATAATGAAGAGTTGAAAAGCAGAAGGGATGCTTTGGACAAAGAAATTAGGGAGTTTGAAGCTGCAAAAGGAAATATTGACCTGTATAAAAAGAATATTGGAATGGAAATGGAAAAAGCTCGCATAATTGCAGGGTTAACTGATGTTAAAGGTTCCGGAATCAATATCACTATTTCTGTTAAAAATACTAATCTTGCCTGGATTAGTTTCAAAGATTTATTGTCAATTGTTAACGTGCTTAAAGCAGCAGAAGCTAATGCCATTGCAATAAATGGTGAAAGGATAACTGCTATGACCGAGATTTCTGAGATAGGAAATTATATAATAATTAACGGTGTACCTATGAGTTCGGATAAACCTTTTGTAATAAAGGCTATTTTTGAAAATCAAAAAATTGATTATTCTGTAAAAATGTTAGGAAGTATTTTTGATAAAATGGAGAAAGACGGATATATCAATGTTGAAGTTGAAAAACTTGACAGTATTACAATTCCTAAAATAGAAAAAAACAGATCCTCCATTAATTTTGATTTACTTAAAAGATAGTAATAAAAAAGTTTCCAATCCTGCCTATAAAATTGTGACATCCTTATTCATTTTTGGAATAGCCTAATGGTCTTTTTTAAACCCAATACTTATATAAATAATATAGACCGTAAAATTGAACTTGTCTGCTATTAGCAGTAAAATAACGCTTTGATAAACTTATCGTGAAATGTAAGAAATAAACTGAAATATGATTGATAAACATTAGGCATTCAAGTTGGGAAATTTATATCAAGTATCTGGGGGGATTGGAAAATGAAGAAAAAGATAATAGTTCTTTGCCTTTTGATATTTGCTTTGCTCACCATAAATATCATCAGCCGGGAAAGCAATAACAATTTATATTTGCCTGATTTAGGAGGAGTGTATTCTGCAAGCTTTGATGATATTGATTTCAGCACTGAAATAACAGGTATGTTAAGTGAAGGTGTAATTGATGAAATTGCTTATGAGGAAGCTTTTGCAGGCAATAATTACAGTGGTGAGTATAAAAACGATTTATTGAGATGGGGTATACTCAGGAAAGGTTTTGGAGAAACCCCTGCTGCTGATCCAGGTGCGCCCGAATTGTTGGAAAAGTATGGAGGAAAATACCTGGGCGATACTGAAAAAAATGAGATTTATCTTACTTTTGACGAAGGTTATGAAAATGGATACACTTCAAAGATTCTTGATGTTTTAAGGGATAATAATGTAAAAGCTGTGTTTTTTATTACAGGACCATATTTAGCCCAACATCAGGATCTAGTAAGAAGAATGGTAGAAGAAGGCCATTTTGTTGGCAATCATACCATACACCATCCAAGTTTGCCAAGTCTTGATGATAAAACTTTAGAAGAGGAAATTTTAGGTCTCGACAGAGCTTTCTTTGAAAAATTCGGCAAGCATATGCAATTTTTAAGACCGCCTAAGGGTGAATACAGTGAGAGAACTCTGGCAATAACTCAAAAGCTGGGGTATGTAAATTTATTCTGGAGCTTTGCCTATGACGACTGGCATAAGGATAAAATCCGCGGGGCTCAATATGCTTATGACAAAGTTATAAACAATTTGCATAACGGTGCAGTTGTTCTTTTACATGCCGTATCTAAGGATAATGCCGATGCTTTGGATATGATAATTAAAGGCGCAAGAAGTAAAGGGTTTGAGTTTGGAGACCCAGCTGATTTATTAAATTAAACGCACTGAACATGTAGTCGTGCAAAAATCCTTATCAGGGGGATTAAATTATGCCTCGCAAAAAAAAGATAGCTAAAAAAAAGAAAAACAGTGAAAAACCTAAAGTCAGTCTGAAGGAAAAGATGTCGGAGTTATTTGAACTGCCCAAGGATGTTGTGCTAAATGTGCCTAAATTAACCATGGTTGGAAATGGTGATTTGCTGATAGAAAATTTTAAAGGAATTATTGAATATGATAGTGACAGAATTAGAATAAATACCAACTGTGGCATAATAAAAATAACAGGAACTGGGCTTGGAATAAGGGAGATCACATCAGAAGACCTGATGGTTAATGGCAATATAACATGTCTGGAGTTTTTAAGGTAATAAAAATTCTTTAAAATACCCTATCTAAAGTTTTAAACATTTTTAGCCGTTTATGGCTGCTCTCTAAGGAATCACACAATACACAATAGGACAAAAGAAGTAAAAAAGATTTAAAACTAACTTTTTGACTTCCGGATAAAATTTATTGTAAATGATAAGGGATGGAGACTGTTTATCCTTAGGCATAACCGTATTTTTTAATAATAGAAATTAAATAAAATGCCTGATTAAAATAATGTGCTGAAATTTAAGGGAAGAAATTTTTTGATTTTGTGAAAAGGAATATCTGTTTTTTTGCAACAAGAAAAACTATGCTTAAGAGAAGTTTTTGTAAATCATTTTAAGATGAAATATCGGGGGAATTTAAATGTTATTGAGGTTATGGAATTATGTCAAAGGATATGTTATTATATTTGTTGAGGGCTATTTTTTAGAGAAGTTTGTAAATATATGCACTAGAAGACAGATTTTTCTTTGGGATATAAAGAAGAGAAAAAATAGCTCTATGTCTATGAAAGTTAGCATTAAAGGGTTCAAAATGTTGCGACCCATTGCTAAAAAGACAGGCTGCAGGGTAAAAATAATTGGAAGGCGTGGAGTCCCATTTGTTCTTTACCGATATAAAAGGAGAAAGACTTTTGTAGCAGGTGCTGTACTTTTTGTATTATTATTTTATTTTATGACTTCATTTGTATGGAGCATTGAGGTTACGGGGAATGAGAAGCTTGAAACTGAAGTTATAATGGATAAAGTTTACCAGCTGGGAGTTAAGCCCGGGGTACTCAAATATAGAATAAATCCTCACGATGTTGCAAACAGCCTTAGGTTTGATATAAAGGATTTGTCGTGGGTTAGTGTTGTAATAAAAGGTACTAAAGTAAAGATTGAAGTTGCAGAGGGCGTAGAAAAACCGAAACTGGTTGATAAAAATACTCCTTGTGATATTGTAGCGGCTAAGGATGGGGTAATTAAGTCCATTATTGTAAAGGCCGGTTTAGAAGCAGTAAAGGTTGGTGAGACTGTTAAGAAAGGACAGGTACTTATATCCGGGACGGTACCCGTTAAAAATCAGGAAGATAATCCTAGAATTTTACATGCAATAGGCGATGTGATAGCAAGAACTTGGTATGATGCAAGGGAACCGGTGGAAACCAAAATTTTTGAAAAGAATAGAACAGGCAGGAAAAAAGACTATTTGTCTGTTGTAATCTTTTCTAAAAAGATTGGCTTATTTCATGCAGGTTTGCCTTATGAAGAGTATGAAAAGGTTAATATTGAAAAGAATCTTACCATTGGAGAAGATTTGGTTTTACCCTTTGGAATTGTAATTGAACGTTATTATGAAAATAATATAATTGAAAAGGAAATATCTTTGGATGAGGCAAAAAAAATAGCTGCAAACAATGCCTACAAAAAAGTATATTCCAATTTGCCAAAAGATGCAAAAATAGTTGATACAAGTGTGAATTTTATTGAAAACGAAGATGGCCGGATTTTTGCGGAAGCAATAATTGAGTGCCTTGAAAATATTGGATACGAAAGAGAGATTGGAGGAAACTGATTGGAAAGTCTTGTTGAGGTTTCATTAGAGTTTGATAGAATTGAACATGCTATGAACATTTTCGGTAATTTTGATGAAAATTTGCATGTTATAGAGGAGTCCTTAGGGGTAAAGGTTATTGTTAGAGATAAAAATATAAAAATTGTCGGTGATGGGGAAGAAGTTTATAAAGCAAAAACTGTTCTTCAAAGATTGATAAATCTTGCAGCACAAGGTGAGATTATAACAAAACAAAATGTAAGTTATCTGGTACAACTTGCTAATGAAAATCAATTGGACAAGGTTAGCGATTTTAATACCGATTATATTTGTCTTACAGCCAGAGGCAGACAAATAAAGTCAAAAACTCATGGACAGAAAGTATATATAGACGCTATTAAAAATAACGATATTGTGTTTGGAATTGGACCGGCAGGAACAGGAAAGACTTTTCTTGCAGTAGCGATGGCTGTTACTGCTTTCAGAAATAAGGAGGTAAATAGAATTGTACTGACAAGACCTGCTGTTGAAGCCGGGGAGAAGCTGGGGTTTTTGCCCGGTGATTTGCAAAACAAAGTTGATCCGTATTTAAGACCGTTGTATGATGCGCTGTATGAAATGTTGGGATTTGAAACTTACCAGAAATATCTCGAGAAGGGTATGATAGAAGTAGCACCTCTTGCATATATGAGGGGAAGAACTTTGGATGATTCTTTTATTATTCTGGATGAAGCTCAAAATACAACACCGGAACAGATGAAGATGTTCCTGACCCGAATTGGATTTGGATCTAAAGCTGTTATTACCGGTGACATCACTCAGATTGACTTGCCGGGAGACAAAAAATCCGGTCTTAAGGAAGTAATTAATATTTTGAAGGAGATTAAAGGAATATCCTTTGTGTATTTATCCGATAAAGATGTAGTAAGACATGAACTTGTGCAAAAAATTATTCAGGCCTATGATAAATATGACAAAAGACGAAGCAACTGATAACTATGGGGTTATTTTGTAGGAAGTGAATTTTGCAAGTAACTTCTTTATGGAGGCGAAACAATTTATGACAAAGGATAGGAATAAGGAGTCTTACGGTGGGGTTAAAAACTATTTTAAGGACAAGCGTATCCAAAGAATAATGATTGCAGTAATAACTGTCCTTGTTGCGTATGCAATTGTATTGAACGGTGCTACTCCAAAGAAATATAAATTAA
It includes:
- a CDS encoding DUF881 domain-containing protein: MKFINTVSLTLICMIMGITVAWQYKSVYNNKKTASVQSMTLEDLKDKLIIEKKNNEELKSRRDALDKEIREFEAAKGNIDLYKKNIGMEMEKARIIAGLTDVKGSGINITISVKNTNLAWISFKDLLSIVNVLKAAEANAIAINGERITAMTEISEIGNYIIINGVPMSSDKPFVIKAIFENQKIDYSVKMLGSIFDKMEKDGYINVEVEKLDSITIPKIEKNRSSINFDLLKR
- a CDS encoding polysaccharide deacetylase family protein, whose product is MKKKIIVLCLLIFALLTINIISRESNNNLYLPDLGGVYSASFDDIDFSTEITGMLSEGVIDEIAYEEAFAGNNYSGEYKNDLLRWGILRKGFGETPAADPGAPELLEKYGGKYLGDTEKNEIYLTFDEGYENGYTSKILDVLRDNNVKAVFFITGPYLAQHQDLVRRMVEEGHFVGNHTIHHPSLPSLDDKTLEEEILGLDRAFFEKFGKHMQFLRPPKGEYSERTLAITQKLGYVNLFWSFAYDDWHKDKIRGAQYAYDKVINNLHNGAVVLLHAVSKDNADALDMIIKGARSKGFEFGDPADLLN
- the yqfC gene encoding sporulation protein YqfC; translation: MPRKKKIAKKKKNSEKPKVSLKEKMSELFELPKDVVLNVPKLTMVGNGDLLIENFKGIIEYDSDRIRINTNCGIIKITGTGLGIREITSEDLMVNGNITCLEFLR
- the yqfD gene encoding sporulation protein YqfD; its protein translation is MLLRLWNYVKGYVIIFVEGYFLEKFVNICTRRQIFLWDIKKRKNSSMSMKVSIKGFKMLRPIAKKTGCRVKIIGRRGVPFVLYRYKRRKTFVAGAVLFVLLFYFMTSFVWSIEVTGNEKLETEVIMDKVYQLGVKPGVLKYRINPHDVANSLRFDIKDLSWVSVVIKGTKVKIEVAEGVEKPKLVDKNTPCDIVAAKDGVIKSIIVKAGLEAVKVGETVKKGQVLISGTVPVKNQEDNPRILHAIGDVIARTWYDAREPVETKIFEKNRTGRKKDYLSVVIFSKKIGLFHAGLPYEEYEKVNIEKNLTIGEDLVLPFGIVIERYYENNIIEKEISLDEAKKIAANNAYKKVYSNLPKDAKIVDTSVNFIENEDGRIFAEAIIECLENIGYEREIGGN
- a CDS encoding PhoH family protein; this encodes MESLVEVSLEFDRIEHAMNIFGNFDENLHVIEESLGVKVIVRDKNIKIVGDGEEVYKAKTVLQRLINLAAQGEIITKQNVSYLVQLANENQLDKVSDFNTDYICLTARGRQIKSKTHGQKVYIDAIKNNDIVFGIGPAGTGKTFLAVAMAVTAFRNKEVNRIVLTRPAVEAGEKLGFLPGDLQNKVDPYLRPLYDALYEMLGFETYQKYLEKGMIEVAPLAYMRGRTLDDSFIILDEAQNTTPEQMKMFLTRIGFGSKAVITGDITQIDLPGDKKSGLKEVINILKEIKGISFVYLSDKDVVRHELVQKIIQAYDKYDKRRSN